In the genome of Desulfofarcimen acetoxidans DSM 771, one region contains:
- the dnaX gene encoding DNA polymerase III subunit gamma/tau, with product MAYRALYREYRPQLFAEIMGQRHIVDTLENALKNNRIAHAYLFCGPRGTGKTSTAKILAKALNCHQIKGVEPCNKCSSCVSVAQGSAIDVIEIDAASNRGIDEIRDLKERVKFAPTGGKYKVYIVDEVHMLTIEAFNALLKTLEEPPEHVIFVLATTEPHKLPLTILSRCQRFDFKSIGAEPMTSRLKDILQDLQVKISPAALELIVQAAEGGLRDALSILDQIITFNNTAEISEEDIHNLLGTVNERVINSLLEYLLRGDAGSSLQVIAEIFLEGKDLKMFVKGFASCVRDLLLQSIEPTAIKNFSRTDQIYSVEYLLALLDCLTELEPKMKFSSQPRVILELALIKFIYSRRDHLLQSINTKESTEIQNNQDMRVSLPSEVKLPADDQEKLLAENTDNSKLVKSYDLPVAEKNEQRDNISINRVKNSWKLVLEEIRKAMPAIAVPLSDGYPVRIENNVLSIGIRNDFNRQRLDSNQKCRDIIKQTIKSILGWECQFKFIEVSELAQDIPETEDITTQSIINLFEA from the coding sequence ATGGCTTACCGTGCTTTGTACAGAGAATACCGGCCACAGTTATTTGCGGAAATAATGGGCCAAAGACATATTGTTGATACCCTGGAAAACGCGTTAAAAAACAACCGCATTGCACATGCTTATTTATTTTGCGGTCCCAGGGGCACCGGTAAAACCAGTACAGCCAAGATACTGGCTAAAGCTCTGAATTGTCATCAGATAAAAGGTGTGGAGCCTTGTAATAAGTGTAGTAGTTGCGTATCTGTTGCCCAGGGTTCTGCTATAGACGTTATTGAGATTGATGCTGCCTCCAACCGTGGGATTGATGAAATAAGGGATTTAAAAGAGAGAGTTAAGTTTGCTCCGACGGGCGGTAAATATAAGGTATATATTGTTGACGAGGTGCATATGTTGACGATTGAAGCCTTTAACGCGTTATTGAAAACCTTGGAAGAACCACCCGAGCATGTTATATTTGTTTTGGCAACTACGGAGCCGCATAAATTACCCCTAACCATTTTATCACGCTGTCAGAGATTTGATTTTAAAAGTATTGGCGCAGAGCCTATGACATCCAGGTTGAAGGATATTTTGCAGGATTTGCAGGTTAAAATCAGCCCTGCTGCTTTGGAATTGATAGTACAAGCGGCGGAAGGCGGTCTAAGAGATGCTCTAAGCATTCTGGATCAAATAATAACTTTTAACAATACAGCTGAAATTTCTGAAGAAGATATACATAACCTGTTGGGTACGGTAAATGAAAGGGTTATTAATAGTTTGTTAGAGTATCTTTTACGGGGGGATGCCGGCAGTTCACTGCAAGTTATTGCTGAAATTTTCCTGGAAGGCAAGGATTTAAAGATGTTTGTTAAAGGGTTTGCCTCCTGTGTTAGAGATTTGTTGCTCCAAAGCATTGAGCCAACTGCAATAAAAAACTTTTCTCGGACAGATCAAATTTATTCCGTTGAATATTTATTGGCTTTGTTGGACTGCTTAACGGAGCTGGAACCCAAAATGAAGTTCAGCTCCCAGCCAAGGGTAATCTTGGAGTTGGCACTGATTAAATTTATTTATAGCAGACGGGATCACCTGCTGCAAAGCATTAATACTAAAGAAAGCACTGAAATTCAAAATAATCAGGATATGAGAGTATCTTTACCGTCGGAAGTTAAATTGCCGGCAGATGATCAAGAAAAGTTGCTTGCAGAAAATACTGATAACAGCAAGCTTGTTAAAAGTTATGACTTGCCGGTTGCAGAGAAAAACGAGCAGAGGGACAATATATCTATAAATAGAGTTAAGAATTCCTGGAAGCTCGTTTTGGAAGAGATCAGGAAGGCCATGCCGGCTATCGCTGTACCCCTGTCAGACGGGTATCCGGTCAGAATAGAAAATAATGTGCTTTCAATAGGTATTCGTAATGACTTTAACAGGCAAAGGTTAGATAGTAATCAAAAATGCAGGGACATAATTAAACAGACGATAAAATCAATTTTGGGATGGGAATGTCAATTTAAATTTATTGAAGTAAGCGAGTTGGCACAGGATATTCCTGAAACAGAGGATATAACTACCCAGAGCATTATCAATTTGTTTGAAGCATAA
- a CDS encoding PAS domain S-box protein gives MMSAIKENDSEKTREQLLNELNELRHKISNQKKLHEQLSEIKSHLDKAIEINKSLAELSAKLLSPATVEDISSLILRHAQQLTSSKFGYVGYIEQSTGYLVCHTMTKDIWAICQVENKDIVFKKFGGLWGHVLKSRKSLYTNSPLQHEHSSGTPEGHIQINRFLSAPAIINGLLVGQIALANSERDYTKQDLAIVERLAGLYAIAVQRKQAEDILSLSEEKFFKAFHASPCLMSISKLSNSTYLDVNEYFLDITGHTRDEVIGHTLLEIEIWLNPEERENIINRLYRHEKVRNQEVMLRTKSGEILEVLLSAEIIKVSGEHFFLIAASDITEYKRLGENLQESEARYRMLFNKGNDSIFVHEIINQGIMSKFMEVNDIACHTLGYSREELLQLTPYDLRPDSESNSYQDISQKLLSEKNAIFERIHLTRDGKKIPVEVSSHAFEYRGKSMVLSIARDITERKQMEREMDRFSRLNLVAELAAGIGHEIRNPLTTVRGFLQMLRSKKNAQYMEYYDLMIEELDRANSIISEFLSLARNKPLDLHKQNLKQIIINISPLIQAEAIISDKNIKLELEDIPELLLDKKEIHQLILNLVLNAIEAMFPGGTITIKTYTANDKVVLAIKDEGQGIKPNILEKIGTPFFTTKENGTGLGLSMCHSIAGRHNATIKYESGINGTTVLVEFIPVI, from the coding sequence ATGATGTCGGCTATAAAAGAAAATGACTCAGAGAAAACCAGAGAACAGCTGCTGAACGAGCTTAATGAACTGAGACATAAAATAAGTAATCAGAAAAAACTTCATGAACAGCTAAGTGAGATCAAAAGTCACTTGGACAAGGCAATTGAAATTAATAAATCACTGGCCGAATTATCCGCCAAACTTTTGTCCCCAGCCACAGTGGAAGATATCTCATCACTTATATTGCGGCATGCGCAACAACTGACAAGCAGCAAATTCGGTTATGTCGGTTATATCGAACAGTCAACAGGATATCTGGTTTGCCATACTATGACCAAAGATATATGGGCTATTTGCCAGGTAGAAAATAAGGATATTGTTTTCAAAAAATTCGGCGGTTTATGGGGGCATGTATTGAAATCACGCAAATCTCTTTATACTAATTCCCCCTTACAACACGAACATTCTTCAGGAACACCGGAGGGACACATACAGATTAACCGCTTTTTATCTGCACCCGCAATAATAAACGGCTTACTGGTTGGACAAATAGCCCTGGCTAACTCTGAACGTGATTACACAAAGCAGGATTTGGCAATTGTCGAAAGATTAGCCGGTCTTTATGCAATTGCAGTTCAACGAAAACAAGCAGAAGATATACTAAGCCTGTCCGAAGAAAAATTTTTTAAAGCCTTCCACGCCAGCCCCTGCTTGATGAGTATTTCCAAATTATCTAACAGCACTTATCTTGATGTCAACGAGTATTTTCTGGATATTACAGGACATACAAGAGATGAGGTTATAGGCCATACTTTATTGGAAATAGAAATCTGGCTAAACCCAGAGGAACGCGAAAATATTATCAACAGGTTGTACAGGCATGAAAAAGTACGCAACCAGGAAGTTATGCTGCGCACCAAATCAGGTGAAATCCTTGAAGTACTTCTCTCAGCGGAAATCATAAAAGTAAGCGGCGAACATTTTTTTCTTATAGCCGCCAGCGACATTACGGAATACAAAAGATTGGGAGAAAACCTCCAGGAAAGTGAAGCAAGATATCGTATGTTGTTTAACAAAGGAAATGATTCTATCTTTGTACATGAGATAATTAATCAAGGAATTATGAGCAAATTCATGGAAGTCAATGATATTGCCTGCCATACATTAGGCTATTCCAGAGAAGAATTACTGCAATTAACGCCTTATGATTTGAGACCGGATAGCGAATCGAACAGCTATCAAGATATCTCGCAAAAACTGCTGTCAGAAAAAAACGCAATTTTTGAAAGAATACATTTAACCAGGGACGGCAAAAAAATACCGGTCGAAGTAAGTTCCCATGCTTTTGAATATAGGGGAAAATCAATGGTATTATCCATAGCCAGAGATATTACTGAGCGCAAACAGATGGAAAGGGAAATGGATCGCTTCTCCAGATTGAATTTAGTAGCTGAATTAGCGGCCGGAATAGGTCACGAAATCAGGAATCCATTAACAACAGTTCGCGGTTTTCTGCAAATGCTGCGCAGCAAAAAAAACGCCCAATACATGGAATACTATGATCTTATGATTGAGGAGCTGGATAGAGCAAATTCAATTATCAGTGAATTTCTTTCACTTGCGAGAAATAAGCCGTTGGATTTACATAAGCAAAATTTAAAACAGATAATAATAAATATCTCCCCTCTGATTCAGGCTGAAGCCATAATCTCGGATAAAAATATTAAGCTCGAATTAGAAGACATCCCGGAACTGTTGTTAGATAAAAAGGAAATCCATCAACTCATCCTCAACCTGGTCCTTAATGCTATTGAAGCAATGTTTCCAGGCGGAACTATAACTATAAAAACTTATACGGCTAACGATAAAGTGGTCCTGGCTATAAAGGATGAGGGACAGGGAATCAAACCTAATATATTGGAAAAGATAGGTACACCCTTTTTTACTACCAAAGAAAACGGTACCGGGCTTGGCCTGTCTATGTGCCACAGCATAGCCGGCAGGCATAATGCGACAATAAAATACGAAAGCGGGATTAACGGAACTACCGTGCTGGTTGAATTTATACCGGTCATATAA
- a CDS encoding YbaB/EbfC family nucleoid-associated protein, with amino-acid sequence MMGGNMNKMMKQVQKMQADMLKMQEELANRTVVSTAGGGAVKVTVNGKQEILAIEIKPEAVDPEDVEMLQDLILAAVNEGIKNSQEMVNKEMGKLTGGLNIPGLF; translated from the coding sequence TTGATGGGCGGTAATATGAATAAAATGATGAAGCAAGTTCAAAAAATGCAGGCTGATATGTTAAAGATGCAGGAAGAACTGGCTAACCGGACTGTGGTCAGCACTGCCGGTGGTGGAGCAGTTAAGGTTACGGTAAATGGTAAGCAGGAAATCCTGGCAATTGAAATAAAACCGGAAGCGGTGGATCCTGAAGATGTTGAAATGCTGCAGGATTTAATCCTGGCTGCTGTTAACGAAGGAATTAAGAATTCTCAGGAAATGGTTAACAAGGAAATGGGTAAACTAACAGGCGGTTTGAATATTCCCGGCTTGTTTTAG